A window of the Garciella nitratireducens DSM 15102 genome harbors these coding sequences:
- a CDS encoding sulfite exporter TauE/SafE family protein: MHLPIYLLPVAGLVIGLLISLMGGGGGVFYVGMLTGLFAVSMDQAVSVSLATIIPTTLAASISHYRAGNVKPKIGFLLVAGGIIGVVAGSYLVTIIPIKVLKIIFGIFLLVMGTGMVISRKKKQGKEEISENRQLEEPNNESKPISKLLIVKGLVFGLLGGLMSGMLGASGTPPILAGLYSMGLSSLEVVGTSVMVLFFIAITGVLTHSAFGTLNWLLVILLASGTITGAILGPLLGKRINKKALEKFYGPFFIVFIILMAISMFF, from the coding sequence GTGCATTTGCCGATTTATCTATTACCTGTGGCAGGACTTGTCATAGGGCTTTTAATTTCTTTAATGGGTGGAGGTGGAGGAGTATTTTATGTTGGAATGCTGACAGGATTATTTGCTGTTTCAATGGATCAGGCTGTGTCAGTATCCCTTGCAACAATTATCCCGACAACTCTGGCTGCTTCAATAAGTCACTATAGGGCAGGAAATGTAAAACCCAAAATAGGATTTCTACTTGTGGCAGGCGGAATTATCGGAGTAGTCGCCGGTTCCTATCTTGTCACAATTATTCCGATAAAAGTTCTTAAAATAATATTTGGGATCTTTCTTCTAGTCATGGGAACCGGAATGGTGATTTCAAGAAAGAAAAAGCAAGGCAAAGAAGAAATATCAGAAAACAGACAACTCGAAGAACCTAATAATGAAAGTAAGCCTATTTCAAAGCTTCTTATAGTAAAAGGCCTGGTATTTGGGCTACTTGGCGGACTAATGTCTGGTATGCTTGGTGCAAGCGGTACACCTCCAATTCTTGCAGGATTGTACAGCATGGGTCTTTCTTCTTTGGAGGTAGTGGGTACATCAGTCATGGTGCTATTTTTTATAGCGATTACAGGAGTACTAACTCATAGTGCATTTGGAACTCTGAATTGGCTATTGGTGATTCTGCTTGCATCCGGCACTATAACCGGTGCAATCCTCGGACCTTTACTTGGTAAGCGGATAAACAAAAAAGCTTTGGAAAAATTCTATGGCCCATTTTTTATTGTATTTATTATATTAATGGCAATTTCAATGTTCTTCTAA
- a CDS encoding VOC family protein, whose product MKKFRMTIMCRDIEASKKFYQDFVGLKPFREFTAGEETLGGASLCFMEDESGEIEVELVCASRGDKCTSKGLVACFFTDEEGIVAKQQLALDMGYNATEIRKPDENSTYFYVYDPDMISIEFRVR is encoded by the coding sequence ATGAAAAAATTCAGAATGACAATCATGTGCAGAGATATTGAAGCATCGAAGAAGTTTTATCAGGATTTCGTTGGGTTGAAACCATTCAGAGAATTTACGGCCGGCGAAGAGACTCTGGGAGGGGCATCACTCTGCTTCATGGAAGATGAGAGCGGTGAGATTGAAGTGGAACTTGTATGCGCATCCAGAGGTGACAAGTGCACATCAAAAGGTTTGGTAGCTTGTTTCTTCACAGATGAAGAAGGCATCGTTGCGAAACAGCAGCTGGCACTCGACATGGGATACAATGCTACAGAGATCAGAAAACCTGATGAGAATAGCACATATTTTTACGTATATGACCCAGACATGATATCAATTGAATTCAGAGTAAGATAA